Part of the Drosophila pseudoobscura strain MV-25-SWS-2005 chromosome 2, UCI_Dpse_MV25, whole genome shotgun sequence genome, TGCTGTCCTTGCGGTGGATCTTTGGCAAAAGCGAGAGCCCCACAGGAGATACAAATGTGAGTTTTTCATTCGTAGAAGATCTCCGGAAGGAATGACAATTTTCTATGCAAGCGTTTGCCGATTATGCAAAACACATGATGTTAATAAAGCAACCAAAtataactaaataaataattataaaataattattgtATGTTCTTTCATGCGAAAACAGTCTTTTATATACAGTTAAGGTATCGGAAATTGAGCGGAAGCAATATGGTCCCACCTGACGACCTGTGCTTTAGTCCTAATTATTAAGGCAGCATCCGGAAGGAAGCGTTTCTGAACAATTAAAATATCTAATAAATTTCTAAGGAAAAGGATACGATAATTATTGAATAATTTGAATAGTTATTATaaccagaaaacaaaaataatttcccCTGCATAAGGTCCGCTTTATCACTTTTTTTCTCGTCCGTTGCGGGTAGAGAGATGTAGCGCACGGTGCGGTAAGGAAAAAGCTGGTCATTAGAAGAAAAGAGCATAGAACAAGTTACACAAATCATACATAATAATCACCTGTTGATGATGATCTACTTCGATCCGCACCTAAATTTTTTATACTTTGCAATTATACTTTGCAATATAAATGactaaatacatatgtacaaataattttttaatttctgaTCGATTTTCTCCAAAGCTCATTGGACCAGAAAGCCAATATTTTGGCATATGTAGATTAAAAAATTAAGTTATAGACTTGAAATTGAGTACAGTTGATTGAAATgctatacacatatgtatatcagcTGAGATAAATTTCAGACCAATACGAGAACGCCCGCCCCCACTGCCTATATGTATAACATGCAGCTTTTACTAATTGTTTTTGTAGATGCATTATTATTGACACATTTATTTAATGAGTATTTGGGTAGTATTTATATGTGTAGAGTATATGGGCAGTGTTCAATTTGCAATGTATCGATCATGTATCAAGGAGAACTCAGGAGAACGCTATACAAAAATGAACATTAATAGTCTATTAACCCCGCTTATCTATGAAAGTTCATGTTCAGCCTATGAGCCAGTGAAGCGATCGTTATTTGATACGAATGCGATTTTAAAATTAGACAAATTTtctgaaatgcaaattgcacaaaaaagTCTATGTATTAGTCAGTGATTTGTTGACAGCAAAAGCAATTAAAGCTTTTTGCAATATGTACATAGCAATTTAATGAATCCTTCATGCGGAAAAATATTTGGCATAAAAGATCTCGTTTGTCTCATTCGAATGTGTTATTTTTCAACCAAGTGCTTGAACGATGCGCTCTCTACTGATCGTCTGTCCTTTAGTCGGATTATTTCTAATATTGAATCTAAAAATTAACGTTAGTATATCGATTAATCTAATCCAGTGCAAATGAACAAGCCAAGTTTTCAGGATGCAGTTGTCTTTAAGTTCACGAACTTCGTCTGTGAAAGCTACAACAAATCATTTTTTGTGTTCAACAACTGTCGCCTCAAGGCAATCAATCGAAATAAAGTTGTTTTCAATATGAATGCGACTATACTGCACCCGGCCAATGACATTACGATAAGATGCAGGCTTTTCAAAAAGGCAAACGGCTTTAAACCCTGGATAATTGACAGAAGTGTTGATGTCTGTCGGTATATGCGAACCGGCTACGACCCTTATCTGAAAATAGTCTTTGGACTCTTTCATGATTTTTCCAACATTAATCATACATGTCCTTTTGTGGTATGTTTCAAAAACTATCGCTTACattggtatatatatattcttaactttatattttataattatttgcaAGGGACATCAAATTTTAAAGGACTTTTATCTGAGACCTGAACTTCTGGGGCTTCTCCTGCCAACGGGCGATTACCTTCTGGCTTTGCATTGGATCTTTGGAAAGAACACAGTGGATACAAATGCGAGTTTTTCCTTCGTAGAGGATCTTCTGAAAAGCAAATAAAGCCTTTCTCTGGGATGACCATATCAACATTGAAAAAAACG contains:
- the LOC13036336 gene encoding uncharacterized protein, translated to MNKPSFQDAVVFKFTNFVCESYNKSFFVFNNCRLKAINRNKVVFNMNATILHPANDITIRCRLFKKANGFKPWIIDRSVDVCRYMRTGYDPYLKIVFGLFHDFSNINHTCPFVTMNMGAGADTGDDGTRVVSEAESV